The following are encoded together in the Desulfitobacterium chlororespirans DSM 11544 genome:
- a CDS encoding LytS/YhcK type 5TM receptor domain-containing protein, with protein sequence MPPEIINRCLSGQLLNEPAERSVLTVYLLFLMIEHIGLIVAIAFILTRFSMFRDLMDHKHDSWTLVKLAILFGLFGIIGTYTGISVQIKSDALFWIPRVDTMAFDEALANSRVVGVVIGGLLGGPWVGLGAGVIAGLHRITLGGFTALACGMATIVEGLLAGFVHMKLGNRRIITPGKALLTGIVAEMMQMVIILLIARPWENALALVQVIALPMILANSAGIAIFVVIIRSAVIEEDRIEASQAQKLLGITDQMLIHLQTGLTEASATEISKLLLKTTGVSAVSITDHEKILSHVGIGDDHHLPGHAVLTEATKRVLQSGKMSIPKSIDEIHCPEKGCPLAVAIIVPLKKAGEVVGVLKFYFSNPKQIKPVDEEVAQGLGRLLSHQLEVVSARNQAQLIREAEIKALQAQINPHFLFNSLNTIVSLIRSQPDSARKLLIQLGHFFRQNLNASLHEFVTLRQEFAHARAYLDIEQARFGQRLSVKTELNPQLEEVPLPPLTLQPLIENGIRHGLKGLERIGELIISVREEDGYALIAIRDNGIGISPERVGELLHSRIQSQEGTGLALYNVNQRLIHHFGEEAGLHIESELEKGTCIWFKVPIHKALDLEMKTLNQY encoded by the coding sequence TTGCCTCCTGAAATCATCAACCGGTGCCTCAGTGGTCAATTGCTGAACGAACCGGCAGAAAGGAGCGTACTGACTGTGTATCTGCTGTTTCTCATGATTGAACATATAGGACTGATTGTGGCGATCGCCTTTATCCTGACGCGCTTCAGTATGTTCCGCGACCTGATGGACCATAAGCATGATTCCTGGACTCTGGTCAAGCTTGCTATTCTGTTTGGCTTGTTTGGAATTATCGGAACCTATACGGGAATTTCTGTCCAGATTAAATCCGATGCTCTTTTCTGGATTCCCCGTGTTGACACGATGGCTTTTGATGAAGCTCTGGCCAACTCGCGGGTTGTCGGTGTGGTCATCGGAGGGTTGTTGGGAGGCCCCTGGGTAGGCTTGGGAGCAGGGGTCATTGCCGGTCTGCACCGGATTACCCTGGGTGGATTTACCGCGCTGGCTTGTGGGATGGCCACGATTGTTGAAGGTCTGCTGGCCGGTTTTGTGCATATGAAACTGGGCAACCGCCGCATTATTACCCCGGGTAAAGCCCTGCTGACCGGAATTGTGGCTGAGATGATGCAGATGGTGATTATTCTGCTCATCGCCAGACCCTGGGAAAACGCTTTGGCTCTGGTTCAGGTTATTGCTTTGCCGATGATTCTGGCCAATAGTGCTGGCATAGCTATTTTCGTGGTGATTATCCGCTCTGCGGTTATTGAAGAGGATAGGATTGAAGCGAGCCAGGCCCAAAAGCTCCTGGGTATTACGGATCAGATGCTGATTCATCTCCAAACCGGGTTGACTGAAGCTTCGGCCACCGAGATATCCAAGCTGCTTTTGAAAACCACGGGGGTATCTGCTGTTTCCATTACCGATCATGAGAAGATTCTTTCTCATGTGGGAATTGGGGATGACCATCATCTTCCCGGTCACGCCGTATTGACGGAAGCAACCAAGCGGGTTTTGCAGAGCGGCAAAATGTCCATTCCCAAATCCATTGATGAAATTCACTGCCCGGAAAAAGGCTGCCCTCTGGCGGTAGCGATCATCGTGCCGCTGAAAAAAGCGGGTGAGGTGGTCGGGGTGCTTAAATTCTACTTTTCCAACCCCAAGCAGATAAAGCCGGTTGATGAAGAGGTGGCCCAGGGGCTGGGCAGGCTTTTGTCCCACCAGCTGGAAGTGGTCTCCGCCCGCAATCAGGCTCAATTGATCCGCGAAGCGGAAATTAAAGCCCTGCAAGCCCAAATCAATCCCCATTTTCTCTTTAATTCCTTAAATACGATCGTTTCCCTGATCCGGAGCCAGCCGGATTCAGCGCGCAAGCTGCTGATTCAGCTCGGGCATTTCTTCCGTCAGAATCTCAACGCTTCTCTCCATGAGTTTGTCACGCTCAGACAAGAGTTTGCTCACGCCCGGGCCTATCTGGATATCGAGCAGGCTCGCTTTGGCCAGCGTTTAAGCGTGAAAACCGAACTTAACCCTCAGCTTGAGGAGGTGCCCCTGCCGCCCCTTACCCTGCAGCCTTTGATCGAGAACGGGATCAGGCATGGTCTTAAGGGCTTGGAACGAATCGGGGAGCTCATTATCAGTGTTCGGGAAGAGGACGGATATGCGCTGATCGCTATTCGGGATAATGGGATTGGCATCTCTCCGGAACGAGTCGGGGAGCTTCTGCACAGCCGGATTCAATCTCAGGAGGGAACGGGATTGGCTTTATACAATGTCAACCAGCGGCTGATTCATCATTTTGGAGAGGAAGCGGGCCTGCATATCGAAAGCGAATTGGAAAAAGGGACTTGTATCTGGTTCAAAGTCCCAATACACAAAGCCTTAGATTTAGAAATGAAAACGCTTAATCAATATTAG
- a CDS encoding LytR/AlgR family response regulator transcription factor, whose protein sequence is MIHVLVVDDEAPARDELIFLLERVPGVVIDDTADNGQEALRKILKLRPQVVFLDIQMPDMTGLAVCRELLTMLKPSELPIIIFATAYDQHALEAFQVNAVDYILKPFDEERLQMTMEKIRRLLSRPAADSLNRILALLEKPRDAKIPVELNERILLLNPQEIIFCSITARHVMIMTCNEEYKTNYNLCELEDKLGFLRTHKSYLVNPDKVREVIPWFNGTYNLLMADDKASSVPVSRTYLKEVRQRLNF, encoded by the coding sequence ATGATCCATGTACTTGTTGTGGATGACGAGGCTCCGGCCAGGGATGAATTGATCTTTCTGCTGGAACGGGTACCAGGGGTGGTTATCGATGATACGGCCGACAATGGTCAGGAAGCCCTCCGGAAAATACTTAAGCTGAGGCCCCAGGTTGTTTTTCTCGATATTCAGATGCCGGATATGACCGGACTCGCCGTATGCCGGGAACTGCTGACCATGCTCAAGCCTTCAGAGCTTCCCATCATTATTTTTGCCACAGCCTATGATCAGCATGCACTGGAAGCCTTTCAGGTCAATGCGGTGGATTACATCCTCAAGCCTTTTGATGAAGAACGCCTGCAGATGACCATGGAAAAAATCCGACGCCTCCTCAGCCGGCCTGCTGCCGATTCTCTGAACCGCATTCTGGCTCTGCTGGAGAAGCCCCGGGACGCGAAAATACCGGTAGAGCTGAACGAACGGATTCTATTGCTGAATCCTCAGGAAATCATCTTCTGTTCTATCACTGCGCGTCATGTCATGATCATGACCTGCAACGAAGAATACAAAACCAACTATAATCTCTGTGAGCTGGAAGATAAGCTGGGTTTTTTACGCACCCACAAAAGTTATCTGGTCAATCCGGACAAGGTCCGCGAGGTGATCCCCTGGTTTAACGGAACCTATAATCTGCTGATGGCCGATGACAAGGCCTCTTCTGTTCCAGTGAGCCGGACTTATCTGAAAGAGGTACGCCAGCGCTTGAATTTTTAG
- a CDS encoding carbon starvation CstA family protein, with amino-acid sequence MHALYLLIAAACVLVLGYRLYGTFLAAKVLAVNPNLPTPARRLEDGHDFVPTNRWVTFGHHFAAIAAAGPLVGPVLAAQFGFLPGALWILIGGVLGGAVHDMVVLFASIRHNGESLAQISKKEIGPITGVAAGIAVLFVLLITMAGLSIVIVHALKHNPWGTFTVTMTIPIAIFIGIYMRYLRPGKLGEASFIGVVLILLAVFFGPYVKGSALGVFFNYSETVIKLGLPIYAFFAAALPVWLLLAPRDYLSSYLKIGTIGALALGIIIVNPVLEMPAVTEFINGGGPIIAGKVWPFVFITIACGAISGFHSTIAAGTTPKILDNERDIKIVGFGGMLVESFVAIMALIAASALPVGDYFAINTSPEVFAKLGMAVDKLPMLSQLIGEELAGRPGGAVSLAVGMSYVFSNIPGLNHLIAYWYQFAIMFEAVFILTAVDAGTRSARYVVQDMIGAIYKPFKQVNWMPGALISAALVSFAWGYLLYGGDISTVWPLFGVSNQLLASLGLVVGTTLILKNTGRISYALATFIPFVFLSITTLYASYFNLTQVYIPGGKTVNSIISIVLAGLFIVIVIDAFIKWSKIISDKKGLAEKQAAHNKLVSELTAK; translated from the coding sequence ATGCATGCCCTTTATCTGCTTATTGCTGCAGCATGTGTACTGGTGTTGGGGTACAGACTCTATGGAACGTTCCTGGCTGCTAAAGTTCTGGCAGTCAACCCCAATCTTCCCACACCAGCCAGGCGCCTCGAGGATGGCCATGACTTTGTTCCCACCAACCGCTGGGTAACCTTCGGCCACCACTTTGCCGCTATTGCCGCAGCGGGGCCCTTGGTCGGTCCGGTTCTGGCAGCCCAATTTGGCTTCCTCCCCGGTGCTCTTTGGATTCTGATCGGCGGGGTGCTGGGAGGCGCGGTCCATGATATGGTGGTCCTCTTTGCTTCAATACGTCACAATGGAGAATCTTTGGCACAAATCTCCAAAAAAGAAATCGGCCCTATTACCGGGGTCGCAGCTGGGATCGCGGTCTTATTCGTTCTGCTTATCACTATGGCCGGGCTTTCCATTGTCATCGTCCACGCCCTCAAACACAATCCCTGGGGGACATTTACTGTAACAATGACCATCCCCATTGCCATTTTTATCGGAATTTATATGCGTTATCTTCGCCCCGGAAAACTTGGTGAAGCCTCTTTCATCGGTGTCGTTCTAATCCTTCTGGCTGTTTTTTTCGGACCCTATGTGAAGGGTTCGGCCCTTGGTGTGTTTTTCAACTACAGTGAAACCGTGATCAAGCTGGGGCTCCCTATTTATGCTTTCTTCGCCGCTGCTTTGCCGGTCTGGCTCCTCCTGGCTCCTCGGGATTACCTGAGTTCCTATCTGAAAATCGGTACCATCGGAGCGCTGGCTTTAGGCATTATTATTGTTAACCCGGTTCTGGAAATGCCGGCTGTCACTGAATTCATCAATGGAGGCGGCCCCATCATCGCCGGCAAGGTTTGGCCCTTTGTGTTCATCACCATCGCCTGTGGAGCAATTTCCGGGTTCCACAGCACCATTGCCGCCGGAACGACTCCCAAAATCCTGGATAATGAGAGGGATATTAAAATCGTCGGTTTTGGCGGGATGCTTGTTGAGTCTTTTGTGGCCATCATGGCTTTAATCGCTGCTTCAGCGCTTCCTGTCGGTGATTACTTTGCCATCAACACTTCTCCTGAGGTTTTTGCCAAGCTGGGGATGGCTGTCGATAAACTGCCCATGCTTTCCCAACTGATTGGTGAAGAATTGGCGGGGCGTCCCGGCGGAGCCGTTTCCCTGGCCGTGGGCATGTCCTATGTCTTCAGCAATATTCCCGGTTTGAATCATCTGATCGCCTATTGGTATCAGTTTGCCATCATGTTTGAAGCGGTATTCATTCTAACAGCGGTGGATGCCGGAACCCGTTCCGCCCGTTATGTGGTTCAGGATATGATTGGAGCGATTTATAAACCTTTTAAGCAAGTGAATTGGATGCCGGGAGCACTGATTTCTGCGGCACTGGTCTCTTTTGCCTGGGGTTACTTGCTTTACGGAGGAGATATCTCCACGGTCTGGCCCCTCTTCGGTGTCTCCAATCAGCTCCTTGCTTCCCTGGGCTTAGTCGTTGGAACAACGCTTATCCTCAAAAATACCGGGAGAATATCTTACGCTTTAGCGACTTTCATTCCCTTTGTCTTCCTCTCGATCACAACCTTATATGCTTCCTATTTTAATCTGACCCAGGTCTATATACCCGGGGGCAAGACCGTCAATTCTATTATTTCCATCGTACTGGCCGGGCTTTTCATAGTCATTGTGATTGACGCCTTTATTAAATGGTCAAAAATCATCAGCGATAAGAAAGGCCTTGCTGAAAAGCAGGCAGCTCACAACAAGCTGGTCAGTGAACTGACAGCCAAATAA
- a CDS encoding CDP-alcohol phosphatidyltransferase family protein, producing MNSSDERMLKSIPNWLSLSRIFLSLGLLFLEPLSLSFYVMYIACGLSDMLDGFIARKTGTTSTLGAKIDSLADLVMAGVLLVILLPILNPGTAILLWVIFIGVIRLAAMMVARIKYNSLASLHTYGNKATGLLLFLFPLLLSFSHSEVLMYIICVLASISALEELLIHLTSDELLLNRKGWFEGKK from the coding sequence ATGAACTCTAGCGATGAACGGATGCTGAAATCAATACCCAATTGGCTGTCATTAAGCAGGATATTCCTTTCCTTGGGTTTGCTTTTCCTGGAGCCATTGAGCCTGAGCTTTTACGTCATGTATATTGCCTGCGGACTCAGCGATATGCTTGATGGTTTTATTGCCAGGAAGACAGGAACCACAAGCACCCTTGGGGCAAAGATTGATTCCTTGGCCGATCTGGTCATGGCCGGGGTATTGCTCGTTATACTTTTGCCAATCCTCAACCCGGGGACAGCTATTCTCCTGTGGGTTATTTTTATCGGTGTCATTCGCTTGGCGGCAATGATGGTTGCCCGGATAAAATATAACAGTTTGGCAAGTCTTCATACCTATGGCAATAAAGCTACAGGTTTGCTCTTATTTCTATTCCCATTACTGCTTTCTTTTTCACATTCAGAGGTATTGATGTACATTATCTGTGTTTTAGCGAGCATTTCGGCGCTGGAGGAACTTCTCATCCATCTGACATCAGATGAACTTTTGCTCAACAGAAAAGGCTGGTTTGAGGGGAAAAAGTGA
- a CDS encoding C-GCAxxG-C-C family (seleno)protein, translated as MEDLALEARNRTGDNFKQGFNCAESIFKAFNEMCNSPMSPEVLKLATGFGGGLGHAGCMCGALAGSTMVLGILKGRTRTEESREPSYELTKEFHDLFESKFGATCCRALNPYTFDTPEHLRNCLKITGGTGKLLMEFLKEKNLLTD; from the coding sequence ATGGAGGATTTAGCTTTAGAAGCCCGTAATCGGACTGGAGACAATTTCAAACAAGGTTTTAACTGTGCTGAATCGATCTTCAAGGCTTTTAATGAAATGTGCAATAGTCCCATGAGTCCGGAGGTATTGAAATTGGCAACAGGTTTTGGCGGAGGATTAGGCCATGCCGGATGTATGTGTGGAGCATTGGCCGGTTCGACTATGGTACTGGGGATATTAAAAGGGCGTACCCGTACTGAAGAAAGCCGAGAACCCTCTTATGAACTTACTAAAGAGTTCCATGATCTTTTTGAATCGAAATTTGGAGCAACATGTTGCCGGGCACTTAATCCTTACACTTTTGATACTCCGGAGCACTTGCGAAACTGTCTCAAAATAACGGGGGGGACCGGAAAATTACTGATGGAATTCCTTAAGGAAAAGAATCTCCTGACAGATTGA
- a CDS encoding FAD-binding protein, whose protein sequence is MSKQFSRRDFLKGAAAAGAGAMTMGLTACSPAAAGNSPSGAGTADNMVLSDQTYRNLKWNFEVMPEEYPIPEEKIIKTITHDIIIIGSGMSGLCTAVSTKESGADVRVISAGKRPISRGGSNHAIGSKKQKELGIDYTPDTASGRHAAKVEKHSAACYIDERKWSTWINNSGPAMDWMIDKMASKGLKVCLEPGYVDPDGILTVPAASHSFYNEEVPFGMLFGAPLCAQAYADIFKDMGGEIDFQTRALYLIRDDNNTGRVSAVVAQNLETGEYIKYSANRAVVLATGDFSKDPDMMAKYSPWAWNLYRNSIDTTKVDYDVALAFNGLYPGDGHKMGLWIGAGWQKTYPNAPMINCGAPGPKVNSIDNFWGINLTSDGKRYHNEVTNFSYGAIAILQLPDHIAYSVWDSRYAYIQDIWETFGCSVNNENGILGATPEQMIAGWEADVEAGTCWKANTIEELVDKMGFKGEARANAIESINNYTKYAEQGRDEEYHVNPSVLHPIKTPPFYAARTHFGKDAMTFLCVTGGLRTNEYMQVCEDDDTPIDGLFNTGIMVGDYYAGTYNFVMPGQNLGGVCNCLSYILGRRLADQNFKFRSGRIERVSTPEDESAQNDGSSMASLGGGDASYNDGVYTGTGSGGMGGDVKVEVTIENGKLASLTYTDNETPEIGGKALPELVEQAVSANAATVDSVSGATMTSTAFKAALADALTKAAK, encoded by the coding sequence ATGAGTAAGCAATTTTCACGGCGTGATTTCCTTAAGGGGGCGGCCGCTGCCGGCGCCGGTGCTATGACGATGGGCCTGACCGCTTGCAGTCCGGCAGCGGCAGGCAACAGTCCCAGCGGTGCCGGCACTGCCGACAACATGGTGCTGTCTGATCAGACATACCGCAACCTGAAGTGGAATTTTGAAGTGATGCCTGAGGAATACCCTATTCCCGAAGAGAAAATAATCAAAACTATTACTCATGATATTATCATTATCGGCTCCGGCATGTCCGGCTTGTGCACCGCTGTTTCCACTAAGGAAAGCGGCGCGGATGTTCGTGTCATTTCCGCGGGTAAGCGTCCCATCAGCCGCGGCGGCTCCAACCACGCCATCGGTTCGAAAAAGCAGAAGGAGCTGGGCATCGACTATACGCCCGACACGGCAAGCGGCCGCCATGCCGCCAAGGTGGAAAAGCACTCCGCGGCCTGCTACATCGACGAACGCAAGTGGTCCACCTGGATCAACAACTCCGGCCCCGCCATGGATTGGATGATCGATAAAATGGCCTCTAAAGGGTTGAAAGTCTGCCTGGAGCCGGGCTATGTGGACCCGGACGGTATTCTGACCGTTCCGGCTGCCTCCCACAGCTTCTACAACGAAGAAGTTCCTTTTGGTATGCTGTTTGGCGCCCCTCTGTGCGCCCAAGCCTACGCCGATATCTTCAAGGACATGGGAGGCGAGATCGATTTTCAAACCCGGGCACTCTACCTTATTCGTGATGATAATAACACCGGCCGGGTTTCCGCTGTTGTGGCGCAGAACCTGGAGACTGGGGAATATATCAAATACAGTGCCAACAGGGCAGTCGTTCTGGCCACCGGAGATTTCTCCAAGGACCCCGATATGATGGCCAAGTATTCCCCTTGGGCCTGGAATCTCTACCGTAACAGCATCGATACCACTAAAGTGGATTACGATGTAGCGCTGGCTTTTAACGGACTGTACCCGGGGGATGGCCACAAAATGGGTTTGTGGATCGGTGCGGGCTGGCAGAAGACCTATCCCAACGCTCCCATGATCAATTGCGGCGCACCGGGCCCTAAAGTCAACTCTATCGACAATTTCTGGGGTATCAACCTTACCAGCGACGGCAAGCGCTACCACAACGAAGTGACGAACTTCTCCTATGGTGCCATCGCCATCCTGCAGCTGCCCGACCATATTGCTTACTCAGTGTGGGATTCCCGCTATGCCTATATTCAGGACATCTGGGAAACCTTCGGCTGTTCAGTGAACAATGAAAACGGCATCCTGGGCGCCACACCGGAGCAGATGATCGCCGGCTGGGAAGCCGATGTGGAAGCAGGTACCTGCTGGAAAGCGAACACCATTGAGGAATTGGTGGACAAGATGGGATTTAAAGGAGAAGCCCGGGCCAATGCCATCGAATCCATCAACAATTACACCAAGTACGCCGAGCAGGGCAGGGATGAAGAATACCATGTCAATCCCTCCGTACTTCACCCTATTAAAACGCCGCCTTTTTATGCGGCCCGCACCCATTTTGGCAAGGATGCCATGACCTTCCTGTGTGTTACAGGCGGTTTGCGCACTAACGAATATATGCAGGTGTGCGAAGATGACGACACCCCCATCGATGGGCTGTTCAACACCGGTATCATGGTCGGTGACTATTATGCAGGCACCTATAATTTCGTTATGCCCGGGCAGAACCTTGGTGGTGTATGCAATTGCTTGTCTTATATCCTGGGCCGCCGTTTAGCCGATCAAAACTTCAAGTTCAGAAGCGGCAGGATCGAGCGCGTCAGCACTCCGGAAGATGAATCTGCTCAGAATGACGGATCATCCATGGCTTCTTTGGGTGGTGGGGATGCATCTTACAACGACGGTGTCTATACCGGAACTGGTTCCGGGGGGATGGGCGGCGATGTCAAAGTGGAAGTGACCATTGAGAACGGCAAACTGGCTTCGCTCACCTATACCGACAACGAGACCCCTGAAATCGGTGGCAAGGCTCTGCCCGAACTGGTTGAGCAGGCTGTTTCCGCCAACGCCGCCACTGTGGATTCCGTCTCAGGTGCCACGATGACCAGCACCGCCTTTAAAGCTGCTCTGGCCGATGCACTGACAAAGGCGGCAAAGTAA
- a CDS encoding LysR family transcriptional regulator, producing MDIQQLRYFVAVAQYGKVQDAADAMFISRQAVSKALAQLENELGQPLFLRTHNGIMLNERGQRFVDRAEALVREFDVLSADMREDEQVCRVRICFPFTTYHYFWNALEPFLVKNEDRLRVDVINCLDAQCHMMFESSLVDMAVSFLRFGPGTEDRLVATSPILFAVNEKNPLAGKVSLALGDLTHVPLIYYMNGYEDSFWLDKNCRKGDYEVNDILLAFDLVRQNKGVFAVPELAVLQPMQGIVFLPYHGPSDYDNFYCAVTEQAVRDKRRRQACFNLREALLQAGREK from the coding sequence ATGGATATTCAGCAGCTGCGTTATTTTGTGGCGGTAGCGCAATACGGTAAGGTACAGGACGCGGCCGATGCCATGTTCATCAGCCGCCAGGCGGTAAGCAAAGCCCTGGCCCAGCTGGAGAACGAACTGGGCCAGCCTTTGTTTCTGCGTACCCATAACGGCATCATGCTCAATGAGCGGGGACAACGTTTTGTAGACCGGGCGGAGGCATTGGTACGCGAGTTTGACGTTCTGAGTGCGGATATGCGGGAAGATGAGCAGGTTTGCCGTGTGCGCATCTGTTTCCCCTTCACGACATACCATTATTTCTGGAATGCACTGGAGCCCTTTCTGGTCAAAAATGAGGACCGGCTAAGGGTGGATGTCATCAACTGCCTGGATGCCCAGTGCCACATGATGTTTGAAAGCAGCCTGGTAGATATGGCTGTCTCCTTTTTGCGCTTTGGTCCGGGAACCGAGGACAGGCTGGTGGCTACTTCTCCGATCTTATTTGCTGTGAATGAAAAGAATCCACTGGCTGGTAAGGTTTCATTAGCCCTGGGTGATCTCACTCACGTTCCGCTCATTTACTATATGAACGGCTATGAGGATAGCTTTTGGCTGGATAAAAATTGCCGGAAAGGCGATTATGAGGTGAATGATATCCTGCTGGCCTTTGATCTGGTGCGTCAGAACAAAGGGGTTTTCGCAGTGCCGGAGCTGGCTGTTCTCCAACCGATGCAGGGTATCGTCTTTTTACCGTATCACGGTCCCAGCGACTACGATAACTTTTACTGTGCCGTTACCGAGCAGGCCGTCCGTGATAAAAGGCGGCGGCAGGCCTGCTTTAATCTGCGGGAAGCGTTGCTTCAAGCCGGCAGAGAAAAATAA
- a CDS encoding methyl-accepting chemotaxis protein — MENSSILKSNVKRVNRFNVILIWIISTLLSGQSFLTMGTVYGVKVLACTFGAALVATLALLFNLKFNKHENITALIISFSIVVSASYLGHMIHGATAATIFIVYLGSLAMIAMYFRVRLLLTYAVLLNLFLSVFYFIDPQGLLGPNYSVMEFARRVAVMDLIIIIFFFLTKWGNEYIMASYAKEQDAQELLLKLTAAMGRIDQDTSVLNDSISESYTHVQDIEQMSKQTTMAVEEIAKGVGENSVSTGKIVDQTNEAVAIIEETRKLSTETTKEAHMMKDVVVKNAYGIKEMVEQMNTIDTAIGATLVNVSELQEHMTKINNALANITTIAAQTNLLALNAAIEAARAGEAGKGFSVVANEVSKLAEMSATTVKEIFEIIELVQMTTAASLAKATHGKHAVDAGTEVIAQIQERFEHLEESAESIADSVKEEDAMISDLAAAFAEIKGQLENISTVSEQQSASTEEILASIENQNSKISEVAHAMTSISELSHNLRSILND, encoded by the coding sequence ATGGAGAATAGCTCAATTCTAAAATCCAATGTCAAACGAGTTAACCGATTTAATGTCATCCTTATCTGGATTATATCCACCCTGCTCTCAGGGCAATCTTTTCTGACCATGGGTACGGTTTATGGAGTAAAAGTATTGGCCTGCACCTTTGGAGCAGCGCTTGTGGCAACCCTGGCGCTGCTTTTCAATTTAAAATTCAATAAACATGAGAATATTACGGCGCTTATCATTAGTTTTTCTATCGTAGTATCGGCCAGCTATCTGGGCCATATGATTCACGGGGCAACTGCGGCAACTATTTTCATTGTCTATTTAGGTTCATTGGCCATGATCGCCATGTATTTCAGAGTGAGGCTGCTCCTTACCTATGCAGTGCTGTTAAACTTGTTTCTCAGCGTTTTTTATTTTATCGATCCGCAGGGCCTGCTCGGGCCAAATTATAGTGTGATGGAGTTTGCCCGCAGGGTAGCGGTTATGGATTTAATCATCATTATTTTCTTTTTCCTTACCAAATGGGGGAATGAATATATCATGGCTTCCTATGCCAAAGAACAGGACGCTCAGGAATTATTGCTGAAATTAACAGCGGCCATGGGCAGGATCGACCAGGATACTTCTGTATTAAATGACAGTATCAGCGAGTCTTATACACATGTTCAGGACATCGAGCAAATGAGCAAACAGACCACAATGGCTGTTGAAGAAATCGCTAAAGGTGTTGGCGAGAACTCTGTGAGTACGGGGAAAATTGTCGATCAGACCAATGAGGCTGTGGCCATTATCGAAGAGACCAGGAAATTATCCACTGAAACGACGAAAGAAGCCCATATGATGAAAGATGTTGTTGTAAAAAATGCTTATGGCATCAAGGAAATGGTTGAGCAGATGAATACCATCGATACGGCGATCGGAGCAACGTTGGTCAACGTATCTGAGTTGCAGGAGCACATGACCAAAATTAACAATGCCCTTGCCAATATCACGACCATTGCAGCTCAAACCAACCTGCTTGCTTTGAATGCTGCGATTGAGGCTGCCAGAGCCGGTGAAGCGGGTAAAGGGTTTTCCGTAGTGGCCAATGAAGTCAGTAAGCTTGCCGAAATGAGCGCTACTACCGTCAAGGAAATATTTGAAATCATCGAATTGGTTCAAATGACGACAGCGGCATCCTTGGCGAAGGCTACCCACGGTAAACATGCCGTTGATGCCGGAACAGAAGTCATAGCTCAGATTCAGGAAAGATTTGAGCATCTTGAAGAATCTGCCGAATCCATCGCCGACAGCGTTAAAGAAGAAGATGCTATGATCAGTGATCTGGCCGCCGCTTTCGCAGAGATCAAAGGACAACTTGAGAATATATCCACAGTTTCGGAACAGCAGTCTGCTTCGACGGAAGAAATATTAGCTTCCATTGAGAATCAGAACAGCAAAATCAGTGAAGTAGCTCATGCTATGACTTCAATCAGTGAACTCAGCCATAACCTCAGAAGCATACTCAATGATTAG
- a CDS encoding zinc dependent phospholipase C family protein, translating to MPACLTHYQFGQEILDRLDPELRSCALAYQGEFDVGLQGPDIFFFYKPYRKTEIAAYGDACHDQPAIKMFRPILEKVRHKGTLAYLVGLICHYTLDTNCHPYVYKHSSDMSEHHLMEAAYDRHILARSGQNTARHCAIPSSGLDFQAMAELWPGMSTATIKKCVSSQRSYIWLLDQPRILSVCQAIAGSRGKFSAMSLPDELSWIQEKYARNLDVLYSKALAEGPEKIRQAWAQMGTKDMDLSGFELNYKGEAAFEGA from the coding sequence ATGCCGGCCTGCCTAACCCATTACCAGTTTGGCCAGGAGATTCTGGACCGACTTGACCCGGAATTAAGATCATGTGCTCTTGCTTATCAAGGGGAATTTGATGTAGGCCTTCAAGGACCGGATATCTTTTTCTTCTATAAGCCTTACCGCAAAACTGAGATTGCAGCTTACGGGGATGCTTGCCATGACCAGCCGGCCATTAAAATGTTCAGACCGATTTTGGAAAAAGTGCGCCATAAAGGGACATTGGCCTATCTGGTGGGCTTGATTTGTCACTATACTCTTGACACAAACTGTCACCCTTATGTTTACAAACACAGTTCGGACATGTCCGAGCATCACTTGATGGAAGCTGCTTATGACCGGCATATTCTCGCCCGGTCCGGACAGAATACGGCGCGGCATTGCGCAATCCCGTCCTCCGGGTTGGATTTTCAGGCCATGGCTGAACTTTGGCCCGGCATGAGCACAGCAACGATCAAAAAATGTGTATCATCTCAACGGAGTTACATCTGGCTGCTGGATCAGCCAAGGATTTTGAGTGTTTGCCAGGCTATTGCCGGCAGCCGCGGGAAATTTTCGGCTATGTCCCTGCCGGATGAGCTATCCTGGATTCAGGAAAAGTATGCCCGCAATTTAGATGTACTGTACAGCAAAGCACTTGCGGAAGGTCCGGAAAAAATCCGTCAGGCCTGGGCGCAGATGGGCACAAAGGATATGGACTTATCTGGGTTTGAATTGAATTATAAGGGAGAGGCTGCTTTTGAAGGCGCTTAA